In Zunongwangia profunda SM-A87, the following proteins share a genomic window:
- a CDS encoding DUF3472 domain-containing protein — protein sequence MFSCNQSDKENKDYEEIVYNFTTRIPAGGNSWIKNSPEKTKALVFDTGIHNWTSTDDILQTYFATSQSGNLQIGLSVKVPEGLTDIQVLLDGNVRELKLSNATYKDIGVAEFEEVASGYHTLELKAKHKTGNYVADVQEILLGGSVASSEVTFIKESENFYFGRRGPSDHLNFTIPEDKELLYFYSEIEVPQGQDKIGSYFTADGFNYGYFGIQVNSEKERRVIFSVWSPYVTDDPSQIPEDQRIILLKKGEAVNAGEFGNEGSGGHSHLVYDWRTGSTYKFLLKGEPSVKGSSDYTAYFYAPELGEWQLIASFRRPQTSSYLKGFYSFLENFNPNTGNQERKAFYKNQWVYDTNGAWTEITEATFTVDATAKAGRRLDYGGGSEDYGFYLKNCGFFNSEVTPGTVFKRVPSYKEPSIDLNQFDEIINN from the coding sequence GTGTTTAGCTGTAATCAAAGCGATAAGGAAAATAAAGATTATGAAGAAATTGTATATAATTTTACCACCCGTATTCCTGCCGGAGGGAATTCCTGGATAAAAAATAGTCCTGAGAAAACGAAGGCTCTGGTTTTTGATACCGGAATTCATAATTGGACATCTACAGATGATATTCTCCAAACTTATTTCGCTACCTCGCAAAGTGGAAATTTACAGATAGGCTTATCTGTTAAAGTTCCCGAAGGTCTAACAGATATTCAGGTGCTTTTAGATGGGAATGTGCGGGAATTAAAATTATCCAACGCTACCTATAAAGATATTGGGGTTGCTGAGTTTGAAGAGGTAGCTTCGGGTTATCACACTTTAGAACTAAAGGCAAAGCACAAAACAGGTAATTATGTTGCAGACGTACAGGAAATTTTATTGGGAGGAAGTGTTGCTTCCTCTGAGGTAACTTTTATAAAAGAGAGCGAAAACTTTTATTTTGGACGTCGTGGTCCTTCGGATCATTTAAATTTTACCATTCCAGAAGACAAGGAGTTACTTTATTTCTATAGTGAAATAGAAGTTCCGCAAGGGCAGGATAAAATAGGTTCTTATTTTACGGCCGATGGTTTTAATTATGGATATTTTGGCATTCAGGTAAACAGCGAAAAAGAGCGTAGAGTAATTTTTTCGGTATGGAGCCCTTATGTAACCGATGATCCTTCACAAATTCCCGAAGATCAGCGTATAATTCTTTTAAAAAAGGGAGAAGCTGTAAATGCCGGGGAGTTTGGAAATGAAGGTTCTGGTGGCCATAGCCATTTGGTATACGACTGGCGTACAGGAAGTACCTATAAATTCTTGCTTAAAGGAGAACCTTCGGTAAAGGGGTCTTCAGACTATACCGCATATTTTTATGCACCAGAATTAGGAGAATGGCAGCTTATCGCTTCTTTTAGAAGGCCGCAGACCAGTAGTTATTTAAAAGGTTTTTATTCTTTCTTAGAAAACTTCAACCCTAATACAGGTAATCAGGAACGTAAAGCTTTTTATAAAAACCAATGGGTTTATGATACTAATGGGGCCTGGACAGAGATCACTGAAGCCACCTTTACGGTAGATGCTACTGCAAAAGCAGGTAGAAGATTGGATTATGGAGGTGGGAGTGAAGACTATGGCTTCTATCTAAAGAATTGTGGTTTTTTTAATTCTGAAGTTACACCTGGAACTGTTTTTAAAAGAGTCCCAAGTTATAAGGAACCAAGTATTGATTTAAATCAATTTGATGAAATCATAAACAACTAA
- a CDS encoding RagB/SusD family nutrient uptake outer membrane protein, whose protein sequence is MKNILILLFISLTLMSCEVERFPYDSIASEELLSGEGGIAAATLGNYAILKGDADGNGFASQFHRIAEYPGDNVALSGTTTDALFFTYNYNNLATSGRVNNFWTSGYQAIVGCNKMIALTTEGESEETDQLIGENYYLRAYAYFELVNVFGRPYNQGRDNLGVPLKLSSQIDDLPDRNTVGEVYDQVLADLLKAESLMSVNKSNSYATKEAAQALLSRVYLYMEENQKSIEYANKVISSGRYNLLSTDQLPDYTRLNPDDNPETIFCFKFLEESDYNHGYYTVGSLYANILGSGWGEMYASSDFLNLLRKNPSDKRLEFIDPQYLTDDNGDRIPVVYWINENYQYVFKRTFEQGGKTYFSDNGTDYLVSDEENGSQTLYFYTTTSGSKQYVIKDYDMVKRNGYPKFFILKCSLQDDVPQLWSPVVSRLAEMYLNRAEAYAKLNQVGNALDDVNVIRTRAGIAAYDDVSNFPDGMNILDVVLQERRMELAYEGHRKFDVFRNGRTMNRRYPGTHLNGNNPRFEIPASANRVIEYIPEAQINVQPSLIQND, encoded by the coding sequence ATGAAAAATATACTAATACTTCTATTCATCAGTCTGACTCTTATGAGTTGTGAGGTTGAAAGATTTCCCTACGATTCAATTGCCTCAGAAGAATTATTATCCGGAGAGGGAGGAATAGCCGCAGCAACGCTGGGAAATTATGCCATTTTAAAAGGTGATGCCGACGGAAATGGCTTTGCTTCTCAATTTCATCGAATAGCAGAATACCCGGGGGATAACGTTGCCTTGAGTGGTACTACAACAGATGCATTATTTTTTACGTATAATTACAATAATTTAGCAACTAGCGGTCGTGTAAATAATTTTTGGACCTCAGGATATCAGGCTATTGTGGGATGTAATAAAATGATAGCGCTGACTACTGAAGGAGAGTCTGAAGAAACAGATCAGCTCATTGGAGAAAATTATTATTTAAGAGCTTATGCCTATTTTGAACTGGTAAATGTTTTTGGAAGACCTTATAACCAGGGACGGGATAATTTAGGGGTACCTTTAAAATTGAGCTCGCAAATAGATGATCTACCAGATCGAAACACCGTAGGGGAGGTATACGATCAGGTGTTGGCCGATCTGTTAAAGGCTGAATCTTTAATGAGTGTAAATAAATCTAATAGCTATGCCACAAAGGAAGCAGCTCAGGCGCTGTTGTCCAGAGTGTATTTGTATATGGAAGAAAATCAAAAATCTATTGAATACGCCAATAAAGTGATTTCTTCGGGTAGATATAATTTGCTTTCTACAGATCAACTTCCTGATTATACCAGGCTCAATCCAGATGATAATCCCGAAACTATTTTTTGTTTCAAATTCTTAGAAGAATCAGATTATAATCATGGATATTATACAGTGGGGTCACTTTATGCAAATATACTTGGCAGCGGATGGGGAGAAATGTATGCATCAAGTGATTTTCTTAACCTGTTACGAAAAAATCCTTCAGATAAAAGATTAGAATTTATTGATCCGCAATATCTTACTGATGATAATGGAGATCGAATTCCAGTAGTGTATTGGATAAATGAAAATTATCAATATGTATTTAAAAGAACTTTTGAGCAGGGAGGTAAGACTTATTTTTCAGACAATGGAACAGATTATTTAGTTTCTGATGAAGAAAACGGGTCGCAAACACTTTATTTTTATACCACAACATCTGGTAGTAAGCAATATGTAATTAAGGATTACGACATGGTAAAACGTAATGGGTATCCTAAATTTTTTATTCTGAAATGTTCATTGCAGGATGACGTACCTCAATTATGGTCTCCGGTAGTATCGCGTTTAGCAGAGATGTACTTAAACCGAGCTGAAGCATATGCGAAATTGAATCAGGTTGGGAATGCACTGGATGATGTAAATGTGATACGTACCCGGGCAGGCATAGCAGCCTATGATGATGTATCTAACTTTCCTGACGGGATGAATATTCTGGATGTGGTTTTACAAGAGCGCAGGATGGAACTTGCTTATGAAGGCCATCGTAAATTTGATGTTTTTCGTAATGGACGAACAATGAACAGACGCTACCCCGGTACACATTTAAATGGAAACAATCCTCGTTTTGAAATTCCGGCCAGCGCTAATCGGGTTATTGAGTATATCCCGGAAGCGCAAATAAATGTTCAACCAAGTTTGATACAAAATGACTGA